One genomic segment of Ricinus communis isolate WT05 ecotype wild-type chromosome 3, ASM1957865v1, whole genome shotgun sequence includes these proteins:
- the LOC8258879 gene encoding RING-H2 finger protein ATL13, with translation MDWVFLQSKENTYLSPSQQPYFLSQPPPQQQNNNLDGSSSDGFNLNSKISPSVLLIIIILAIIFFVSGLLHLLVRFLLRPPNRDPDDLDNVTALQGQLQQLFHLHDAGVDQSFIDTLPVFHYKAIIGLKNPFDCAVCLCEFEPEDKLRLLPKCSHAFHMECIDTWLLSHSTCPLCRGSLLPEFSSNSSCSPVVLVLESGSESSREIITDRDNIGRTSSVLTTNSYLGFHGDNELGSSRIEISLKSGEILGKNESFSPRVAVDSGAKVVPVKLGKFRNVDIGEGSSNSNVDERRCFSMGSFEYVMDDNTSLQVAIRTPMKKQSSKKPSIPLTPGHRPAMSECDCESRREFNGLFEGIRSMEANGNVSGVVTKSIGNSIGRSKRESFSISKIWLRGEKEKQKPPGDSSRRAFSFRFPVNKNVVPGDEDDNLKVKNGNGSGARRTNSEIGIGRWENRFSFDEENQICNAKTPSFARRTLLWLVGRQNKVVHSSFTPNV, from the coding sequence ATGGACTGGGTTTTCCTTCAAAGTAAAGAAAACACTTACTTGTCTCCTTCCCAGCAgccatattttctttctcagcCACCTCCACAACAGCAAAACAACAACCTTGATGGTTCTTCTTCTGATGGTTTTAACTTGAACAGTAAAATTAGTCCTAGCGTTTTGCTTATCATTATAATTCTTGCTATTATCTTCTTTGTTTCTGGCTTGCTTCATCTCCTTGTTAGATTTCTTTTAAGACCACCTAATAGAGACCCTGATGATTTAGATAATGTGACTGCTCTTCAAGGTCAATTGCAGCAGCTGTTTCACCTTCATGATGCTGGTGTTGACCAGTCATTTATTGATACACTTCCTGTTTTTCACTATAAAGCTATTATTGGATTGAAGAACCCTTTTGATTGTGCTGTTTGTTTGTGTGAATTTGAGCCTGAAGATAAGCTGAGACTGTTACCTAAATGTAGCCATGCTTTCCATATGGAGTGTATAGACACATGGCTATTGTCTCACTCCACTTGTCCTCTTTGTAGAGGTAGTTTGCTTCCTGAGTTTTCATCAAACAGCAGTTGCTCTCCTgttgttcttgttcttgaaTCTGGTAGTGAAAGCTCAAGAGAGATTATTACTGATAGGGACAACATTGGTAGAACTAGTTCAGTTTTAACAACAAATTCCTATCTGGGTTTTCATGGAGATAACGAATTGGGATCATCAAGAATTGAAATTTCACTCAAGTCAGGTGAAATTTTAGGAAAAAATGAGTCTTTTAGCCCAAGAGTAGCTGTCGATTCAGGGGCGAAAGTTGTTCCTGTTAAGCTAGGGAAATTTAGGAATGTTGATATTGGGGAAGggagtagtaatagtaatgTGGATGAAAGAAGATGCTTCTCAATGGGTTCATTTGAGTATGTAATGGATGACAATACTTCATTACAAGTTGCTATAAGAACTCCAATGAAGAAACAGTCGAGCAAGAAGCCCTCTATACCATTAACTCCTGGCCATAGGCCAGCAATGTCCGAATGCGATTGCGAATCAAGAAGAGAATTCAATGGCTTATTTGAAGGTATCAGAAGTATGGAAGCTAATGGGAATGTTAGTGGTGTTGTTACCAAAAGCATTGGCAATTCCATTGGCAGAAGCAAAAGAGAGAGCTTTTCAATATCAAAGATTTGGCTTAGGGGGGAAAAGGAGAAGCAGAAACCACCCGGGGATTCTTCAAGAAGGGCATTTTCGTTTCGGTTTCCAGTGAACAAAAATGTTGTTCCTGGTGATGAGGATGATAATTTGAAGGTGAAGAATGGGAATGGGAGTGGTGCAAGGAGGACTAATTCTGAGATTGGAATTGGCAGATGGGAAAATAGATTCAGCTTTGATGAGGAAAATCAAATTTGTAATGCAAAAACTCCATCTTTTGCAAGGAGGACTCTGCTGTGGCTTGTGGGAAGACAAAACAAGGTTGTTCATTCATCCTTTACACCTAAtgtctag